The DNA segment TTATTCTTAAGAACCCTATCTAACTCTTGAACAAACCTCTCCATGGCATGAGCTGGCAAACGAAGCGGTAAAACCAAACCTTTCTCTCCTTTACAATTTTTAAATGGTAAGTAGTAACTAACAATGCCAGGAAATGAACTATCGTTGGCCGGTCCACCATAAACAGCTTTTCCCCAACCAAAATCAACATCTTTAATTCCAGCATGTGTAACATTGGATACTGCAAACAATCCCTTTAAGGAAAAACTAGGTCGACCTTTGATAACCATTAAGTCGGCTAAAGAATGGATATACTCTTTGGTGACATTAGCTTTTGATTTCTGGATTAAATCCAATGCATACTCCAATGGATTTTCAATTAGTTTTCTTGCTGATGTCACTGCAACAGCATACACAATAACATTACCATAGTAACCATTGGGTAGTTGTAGGTTAAACGATGTGCTACGTGCATTGACTACGCTTATCATACGAACTTCTTCGTCTGAATCTGGATGTAACGCTATTGTACGACAACGCCAAACAAATGCGGTGATGATTTCAAATTTGGTGTACTTGTGTACCATGTTGGTCGGAAGGAGAGAGTGAATTTTGGCTACCTCGGTCGGACCAAAGAAGAAAGTGCGTTGGACCATGTTGTCTAATAAGGATATGATTATGGCTTCGTTGTTACCAGGTTCCTGTTCGATTTCAGGATGAATACATGTCACTCTTGGTGGATCTCTTGCGTTTAGAAGCTCT comes from the Vicia villosa cultivar HV-30 ecotype Madison, WI unplaced genomic scaffold, Vvil1.0 ctg.000822F_1_1, whole genome shotgun sequence genome and includes:
- the LOC131631410 gene encoding benzyl alcohol O-benzoyltransferase-like, which produces MAQSLLFTVKRRAFELVTPSKPTPREIKLLSDLDDHDTLRFHIAGIQFYKYDPNMEGKDPVDVIRKALAKTLVFYYPFAGRLREGVGRKLMVDCTGEGVLFIEADADVTLKDFGDNLLPPFPCLDELLYDVPGSSDLLNTPLLLIQVTRLKCGGFILALRMNHTMSDAYGIVQFLNALAEISRGMNEPSISPVWCRELLNARDPPRVTCIHPEIEQEPGNNEAIIISLLDNMVQRTFFFGPTEVAKIHSLLPTNMVHKYTKFEIITAFVWRCRTIALHPDSDEEVRMISVVNARSTSFNLQLPNGYYGNVIVYAVAVTSARKLIENPLEYALDLIQKSKANVTKEYIHSLADLMVIKGRPSFSLKGLFAVSNVTHAGIKDVDFGWGKAVYGGPANDSSFPGIVSYYLPFKNCKGEKGLVLPLRLPAHAMERFVQELDRVLKNNINNPIKGDPTSPIIQSLL